GTGAGAGCCCGCTCCAGCAGTTCTTCGGCCCGGTCGTCATCGCCCACGTCGGATTCGACGCGCCCGAGCGCCACGAGCGCGCGGGCGCCCAGCCGCTCGTCGTCGAGCCCCTCGGCGAGTTCACGCGCGTGCGTGGCCGCCCGCTCAGCCTCGCGATGTCGTCCCAGCTCGATCAGGCACTCGGCGCGTCCGATCGCGTGGCGGGCCCGCAGCTCCGGCTCGACATCGTCGGGAGCCGCGGTATCCACCTCGATCGCCCGTGCGTAGAGCGACTCGGCCGCCAGGGCCTGGTACTCGAGCGTCTCGTCGGCCCATCGTCCGAGATACAGCGAGGCAGCCCGGGCCAGACCGTCGGGAACCGTCGTCGCGGTCATCGATCCTGAGAGGCGCCAGGCTTCCGCGTAGTGGTGCGCGAGATCGTCGACGGGCTCGCGCGGCATGTTGGCGCCGTGCGAGAGCCAGTCTGCGACCTCGACATGGAGGCGGGCTCGTTCCTCGCGCGGCAGGGAACCGTAGGCGACGTCGCGGATCAGGGCATGCTTGAAGACGAACTCGTTCGAGCTCGTGGCGTGCGAGCCTCGGCGCCGCCGGAGGAGGTCCCGGGCGAGGAGGCTTCGCACCGCCGTTCGGACGTCGGCCTCCGGGATCAGGCGTTCGAGGAGCCGGTCCCACGTGAGCTCGCCGGTGACCGAGGCGCACTGGAGCACGCGCTTCTCGGCTGGTGGCAGCCCGTCCAATCGCGCGGCGATCATGGCGCGCACCGTCGTCGGCACCCGGTCGAGCATCTCGGGATCGATGACGGACCATCCCGAAGCCGTCGAGACGAGCGCGCCTGCGTCCACGAGCATGCTCAGGCTCTCCTCGAGGAACAGCGGGTTCCCACCGGCGCGTGTCACGATCCGGCGGAGCGCCGAGGTGAACGACTTCCGTCCCAGGGCCAGCGAGGTCAGCTCACCCATCGCGTCGTCCGGGATCGCATCGAGCTCGATCCTCGTCGCGGCGCCGAGGTCGAGGGGGGAATCAGACCGCGTGAGGCCCATGAACAGGATCGGTCCGGCCCAGGGGTCGGTGGCGACCGCCGCGAGTGCGTTGACGACCGCCGGATCTGCCCAGTGGAGGTCGTCGAGCACGACGACGACCGTGCGCTCCCTCGCGAGCCCCTCCAGCACCGTCCGCGCCGCGGCGATGGCGTCCTCGGTGCCGCGCGATCCGTGGCTCTCGAAGCGATCGCTGACGCCGAGGAGCATCGACAGCCCTCGTGTCACGTGCCGGACATCGACCCCGGTCGTCACCCGCTTCGCGAGGGCACGGATCCGCCGGTCGGCGGCCGTCGACCCCGGTCCGACCCCGGCGATCTCTCCGATGGCGGCGGCCAGGGGTGACAACGCCAGGCTCGCGCCGTAGGCGGTCGCTCGCCCGGCGAGGACGAGCACGTCAGGATCGCGCCCGGTGAATTCGGACGCCAGTCGGGTCTTGCCCGCTCCCGGTTCCGCGCTGACGATCACGACGCGCGCTCGGCGATCCTCCCGCACGGCGCGGAGCTCGGCCGACAGTCGCTCGAGCGGCCCTTCCCGGTCGACGAACTCTGCCCCGAGGGACGGCGTCGCCCGACCTGCCGGGAACGGTGTCCTCGGTGTCCGGGCCTCATAAGCCGCCACCGGTCGGGGCTTGCCTTTCGCTGCGTACGAGCGTCGCGGTCCGTAGCGGATCGCGTGTCTCGTCCTGCGCCAGGTCTGCTCCTCCACGAGCACGGCGCCCGGCGGTGCCAGGTCGGCGAGGCGGGAGGCGGTGTTAACGACGTCGCCGACGACGGCGATACCGGAGGCCTCGGGCGCCGGACCGACCATCACCTCGCCGGAGTTCACGCCCGAATGCACCTCGGGGATCGCCAGTCCGGAACGGCCCTCGTTCAGCTCGCGGACGCGGTCGCGCACGGCCAAAGCGGCGCGTACGGCGCGCTCGGCATCGTCCTCGTGCGCGGCGGGGACTCCGAAGATCGCCATGAAGCCGTCGCCCTGCACCTGGGGCACGGTCCCACCGTGGTCCTCGACCACTCGCTGGAGTTCGACCATCGTCGGCTGGATGAAGGAGAAGACCTCTTCGGGGTCCAGCGACGCGGCGAGGGCCGTGTATCCGGTCAGGTCGGAGAACAGCAGGGTGACGAGCTTGCGCTCTCCGCGGGTCTCAGTCACGTGGCTGGCGCGTCTGCCTTCTTGGTATCGGTCGTGCCCACCTTCATGGCGTGGACCCCCGGGACGTTCCCCAGTCGCTCGATCGCCTCGGCGAGACCCGACTCGTCGTCGGAGCCGAGCTCCACCAGGAGCGGGAAGCGGGCGATCACGCGCGAGGCGCCGATGAACGGCTTCTCGTCGCCGAACTCCTCGGCGATCGCGACCATGACGTCCATCGGTCGGTCGTTCGTGCGGACCCGGCAGATCGCGCAGAAGCGCGGGCTCTTTCGCTTCGGGCCTTTCAGCCCGATCGCGCTCTGGAAGACGGACCCCTCGGCCGCGTAATCCGACCGGATCCCAGCGTCGAAGAGCGTGGACCCGGTGAAGTTCACCAGGCCCTCGAGGTCGTCGGCCGCGAAGTGGGCGAAGCCCGCGAAGTCCCCGTCGAACGTCGAGGCGAAGAACACCGGGCCGTAGTCGGGATCGAGGTGCTGGAGGAGGTCGTCGATCACCTCCGACGGCTGCCTCGGGTCACCCTCGTACAGGAACACGAACCCATGGACTCCTTCATACGGACCAGGCACCGTGACCTCCTCGCTCGAGCGGGCACACATGCGGGGGGAAGGTTCACTCTGACCGTCCTCACCCCCGCCTGGCAAGCGTGCCGCCGGCGATGCCCGCCGACGACGGGGGGATCTGTGAGCGTGATGCCCATCACGCTCGCGTCCTCCGGTCGTCGAGGGCGTCGTCCCCGGCGCGGCCGTCGGAATCCTCCTCCTCGGGGATGGACCGACCCGTCACCGACGAGTAACTTCGCATCTCCTTCGGCGACCTCGATGCGAACCGGTCGCCGACCCCCTCGCTCGATTCTCCCCCTCACGATGTCGCGTCACATCGGTCTCGGAGGGGGAAACTTCGCATGGAGCAGGTCGCACGGGTGGTGCTCGCCCTGGAGGCCAACGACGTCGCCGAGGAGGTCATGCACTTCCTCGACCGCACGGGCAGCGCGCGCGTCGTCGGCACCGCCGCTGACGACCGACAACTGATCGAGGCCGTCCGTCAGCTCGAGCCCGATGCGGTCGTGGCGCAGCCCTCGCTGGTGGAGCCGGCGGCGGTCCGTGGACCGACGGTGCTCGCGCTCGACACGCGGGAGACGGTCGCATCGCTCCGGGCCGCGATCAGAGCCGGTGCGAGCGGGTTCTACCTCTGGCCCGGTGAGCGCGACGAGCTCGCGGGCGCGACCGCCGCAACGATACCCGAGACGTTCGTCGACGAGAAGCGCGCGACGATCGTGGCCGTGCACGGCGCCCGCGGCGGGGTGGGGGCGACCTTCGTGGCGTCCCACCTGGCGCAGGCCTTCGCCCGACGGGGCCTCGAGTGCGTCCTCCTCGACGCCGACCCGACGTACGGAGATGTCTCCTCGGCGACCGGACTTCCCGACGACGAGGTGCATACGATCGCAGACCTCCTTCCGCTCGTGCACGAGCTGACCCCGGCGCATCTCGACGACGCCCTCTGGAGGCACCCGAGCGGCTTCCGGGTGCTCGCGCCACCGGCCGCCGAGCGGGCCTCGCTCGTGACGCCAGGCGATCTGTCGGCGATCGTTCGCGTGGCTGCCGGCTCGTGCGACGCCGTCGTGATCTCGCTTCCGAGGGAGATCGGCGACGTCAGCGTGGCCATGCTCGAGGCCGCCGACCACGTGCTCGAGGTGCTCGCGCTCGACGTGCAGTCGTTCCGCGCGGCCACCCGGGCACTCGAGGTCGTCACGCCGTTGCGTGTGAAGGCTCGAGCCGGCTTCGTCGTGAACCGAGCACGTCGCGGCGAGATCACCCCTGGTGACGTCGAACGGGTCTTCGGGGCCGTGCCCCTGGCGGTGGTGCCCGCGGACCGGGCGGTGCCGCGGGCTCAGGATCGCGGCCGGCTCGTGCCCCCGAGGGGCCGCGTCGGTCGCGCTTTCGTCACCCTTGCCGACCGCCTGCTCGAAACGGGAGACGCGTGATGGGTCATCCTCGGGCGTCACGGCCGAGCATCGGGCGAGCGTACGAACCGGACAAGCGTTGCATCCCCTGGACCCGCACCGTCCCGTCCCCCGACCACGATCACGAATCCGCCAGGTTGGGGATTCACGCGCCGCCGCCTCGGCCGCTAGGGTTCCCCCATCCCCCGGGCGCGCTGGCAGGTCGCGGCCGGATGCACCTCTCCCTCATGGCTCGGCGATGTGTTCGACATGGGAAGGGAGCAGCGTGAGGGTCGACGTGGGAGCGGGGTCGTGAGCGCGGATCCCCTGGCGACGATGCGCCGGCAACTGCGCGAGGACCTACGCCGACGGGTGGATGCGCGCGGCTTGGCGACGGCGCCCCGCACCGAGCGCCGGTTGCACGTCCGTGACGAGGCGCTGGAGCTCCTCCGGGCCACCGGAGCGATCCTGCCCCAGCGCGAGCTCACCCGCATGGTCAACGAGGTGTCAGACGAGGTCGTCGGGTTCGGTCCCATCGAATTCCTGCTGCAAGACCCCGAGGTGACCGAGGTCATGGTCAACGGGCCCGACGACGTGTACGTGGAGCGAGGGGGGCGCATCGAGAGGGCGCCGGACGGTCTATTCGAGGGGGAGGAGGCCGTCCTGCATCTGATCGAACGCATCGTGGGACCCTTGGGCCTTCGGGTCGACGAATCATCGCCTTGGGCGGATGCGCGACTTCCGGATGGTTCGAGGGTCCACGCGATCGTGCCGCCCCTCTCGCTCCGCGGTCCTGCGGTGACGATCCGCACATTCTCCCGCGTCCCGTTCAGCGCGACCGATCTGGTCGGCGGCGGCACGATGGGTCGGCGCATGCTGGCGTTCCTGGCGGCGTGCGTGCGGGGCCGTGCCAACGTGATCGTGAGCGGGGGAGCGGGCAGCGGCAAGACGACGCTGCTCGGCGTGCTCAGCAGCTTCATCCCCGACGGCGAGCGCCTGATCACGATCGAGGATGCCGCCGAACTCCGGCTGGCGAAGCCACACGTGGTCGCGCTCGAGGCTCGTCCGGCCAACGTAGAGGGCAAGGGACAGGTCACGGTCCGTGACCTCGTGCGCAACGCGCTGCGCATGCGGCCCGACCGCATCATCGTCGGGGAGGTCCGCGGCGGCGAGGCGCTCGACATGCTGCAGGCCATGAACACCGGCCACGAGGGGTCGCTCTCCACGGCGCACGCGAACTCCTGCCGGCAC
This genomic stretch from Actinomycetota bacterium harbors:
- a CDS encoding adenylate/guanylate cyclase domain-containing protein, which translates into the protein MTETRGERKLVTLLFSDLTGYTALAASLDPEEVFSFIQPTMVELQRVVEDHGGTVPQVQGDGFMAIFGVPAAHEDDAERAVRAALAVRDRVRELNEGRSGLAIPEVHSGVNSGEVMVGPAPEASGIAVVGDVVNTASRLADLAPPGAVLVEEQTWRRTRHAIRYGPRRSYAAKGKPRPVAAYEARTPRTPFPAGRATPSLGAEFVDREGPLERLSAELRAVREDRRARVVIVSAEPGAGKTRLASEFTGRDPDVLVLAGRATAYGASLALSPLAAAIGEIAGVGPGSTAADRRIRALAKRVTTGVDVRHVTRGLSMLLGVSDRFESHGSRGTEDAIAAARTVLEGLARERTVVVVLDDLHWADPAVVNALAAVATDPWAGPILFMGLTRSDSPLDLGAATRIELDAIPDDAMGELTSLALGRKSFTSALRRIVTRAGGNPLFLEESLSMLVDAGALVSTASGWSVIDPEMLDRVPTTVRAMIAARLDGLPPAEKRVLQCASVTGELTWDRLLERLIPEADVRTAVRSLLARDLLRRRRGSHATSSNEFVFKHALIRDVAYGSLPREERARLHVEVADWLSHGANMPREPVDDLAHHYAEAWRLSGSMTATTVPDGLARAASLYLGRWADETLEYQALAAESLYARAIEVDTAAPDDVEPELRARHAIGRAECLIELGRHREAERAATHARELAEGLDDERLGARALVALGRVESDVGDDDRAEELLERALTSFRAAGDTSGEAWATHRLSEISTRTDYAEGLAYLRRAYQLFEEAGDRWGRVIAAQDLAYMLSTIGGEEFHRWYRMAKQLVEGDGDLRSRAELLRTLGYFRYYCGQHAEAITIMREARPLTIAAGDRYAEADTLLIEALAAAAACPPTEAANAAAAAVAFGREIHSARVQALGRAAQARAALRSGDPRGATRHLATCRRGLERFGASTEMLEADLAAAEVQLDRGAWGRVRKPADAGTVASRASGERLIEPVGVLLVGRAALGAGRVGTAFEALEGAVALARAAGASGTLSIARAARDQAVLLSGRTPRGNRRPGSGTVVEAIEAENHGLASMMDGGNEEAAAALREAVERWSELGWTSWLARALSIRGEALRRDGDRARAGSARARARRVLDRLETPEGGRDAILAPLASRSAEASGGSAPG
- a CDS encoding P-loop NTPase encodes the protein MEQVARVVLALEANDVAEEVMHFLDRTGSARVVGTAADDRQLIEAVRQLEPDAVVAQPSLVEPAAVRGPTVLALDTRETVASLRAAIRAGASGFYLWPGERDELAGATAATIPETFVDEKRATIVAVHGARGGVGATFVASHLAQAFARRGLECVLLDADPTYGDVSSATGLPDDEVHTIADLLPLVHELTPAHLDDALWRHPSGFRVLAPPAAERASLVTPGDLSAIVRVAAGSCDAVVISLPREIGDVSVAMLEAADHVLEVLALDVQSFRAATRALEVVTPLRVKARAGFVVNRARRGEITPGDVERVFGAVPLAVVPADRAVPRAQDRGRLVPPRGRVGRAFVTLADRLLETGDA
- a CDS encoding CpaF family protein; its protein translation is MSADPLATMRRQLREDLRRRVDARGLATAPRTERRLHVRDEALELLRATGAILPQRELTRMVNEVSDEVVGFGPIEFLLQDPEVTEVMVNGPDDVYVERGGRIERAPDGLFEGEEAVLHLIERIVGPLGLRVDESSPWADARLPDGSRVHAIVPPLSLRGPAVTIRTFSRVPFSATDLVGGGTMGRRMLAFLAACVRGRANVIVSGGAGSGKTTLLGVLSSFIPDGERLITIEDAAELRLAKPHVVALEARPANVEGKGQVTVRDLVRNALRMRPDRIIVGEVRGGEALDMLQAMNTGHEGSLSTAHANSCRHLLWRLETMAMMSDVDLPAAHVRNQVAAAIDVVVHLARLRGGRRVVWEIAAVEGTRRAEPIVTPVFRYRPREGADGHFEATGTVPSITTTLADRGEDVADWMFAPEEDR